In the genome of Mycobacterium kansasii ATCC 12478, one region contains:
- a CDS encoding flavin-containing monooxygenase, which yields MTEFTGLTGSPFDPDALRAKYQQERDKRLRPDGIRQYVQIAGAFARFGDDPWADPDFSRDPVTETTDVAIIGAGFGGLLIGARCRQLGVDDIRLIDKAADVGGTWYWNRYPGIACDVESYIYLPLLEELGYVPTEKYAKGAEIFAHCRRIAEHYDLYRNARLNTEVTEIRWDPSDSRWVIATNRNDTIRARFVAMANGYLQKPKLPGIDGITSFGGHAFHTSRWDYGYTGKNLERLSDKRIGIIGTGATAIQCVPRLAEAVRQLFVFQRTPSTVDVRANRPTDPDWAASLQPGWQRRRIENFQILTAGGESDEDLVDDAWTSLTKNLPIVRHNANAVPGQASPLELADFAKMEEIRARIDSIVTDPATAEALKPWYGYFCKRPCFHDEYLQAFNRDNVTLVDTHGHGVEQITEKGVVVDGVEYPLDCLIFATGFEVGTDYSQRTGFEIIGRDGLTLTDKWSSGIRTFHGLHVHGFPNCFIESIAQSGFTVNFPYLIDTQSRHVAWVIAWALRHGVTEVEATAEAEAAWVDTVVQRSAVIAGRREACTPGYYNREGQVSARLQQDSFFFGNPTEYADILTAWREAGEVAGLAVRTSAPADQEVAS from the coding sequence ATGACTGAATTCACTGGGCTCACTGGATCACCATTCGATCCGGACGCGCTGCGTGCCAAGTATCAACAGGAACGCGACAAGCGCCTGCGCCCGGACGGCATCCGTCAATATGTGCAAATCGCAGGCGCATTCGCCCGCTTCGGGGACGACCCGTGGGCTGATCCCGACTTCTCCCGCGATCCGGTCACCGAAACAACCGACGTGGCGATCATCGGTGCGGGTTTCGGCGGACTGCTCATCGGTGCGCGGTGCCGGCAACTCGGCGTGGACGACATCCGGCTCATCGACAAGGCGGCCGATGTCGGCGGCACCTGGTATTGGAATCGCTACCCCGGCATCGCCTGTGACGTCGAGTCCTACATCTACCTGCCCCTGCTCGAAGAGCTCGGCTACGTCCCGACCGAGAAGTACGCCAAGGGGGCCGAAATCTTCGCCCACTGCCGGCGCATCGCCGAGCACTACGACCTGTACCGCAACGCGCGGCTGAACACCGAGGTCACCGAGATCCGTTGGGACCCAAGCGACTCCCGTTGGGTAATCGCCACCAACCGCAACGACACGATCCGCGCCCGCTTCGTCGCGATGGCCAATGGTTATCTGCAGAAACCGAAGCTACCGGGCATCGACGGGATAACCTCGTTCGGCGGACACGCTTTTCATACCAGCCGCTGGGATTACGGCTACACCGGCAAGAACCTCGAGCGGCTGTCCGACAAGCGGATAGGCATCATCGGCACCGGCGCGACGGCGATCCAGTGCGTGCCCCGCCTGGCGGAGGCGGTGCGGCAGCTGTTCGTCTTCCAGCGCACCCCGTCAACGGTGGATGTGCGGGCCAATAGGCCAACCGATCCGGACTGGGCGGCGTCGCTACAGCCGGGCTGGCAGCGACGGCGTATCGAGAACTTCCAGATCCTCACCGCGGGAGGCGAATCCGACGAGGATTTGGTTGACGACGCGTGGACCAGCCTAACCAAGAACCTGCCCATCGTGCGGCACAACGCCAACGCGGTACCCGGGCAGGCGTCCCCGTTGGAGCTGGCGGACTTCGCGAAAATGGAAGAGATCCGGGCACGTATCGACTCGATCGTCACCGATCCCGCCACCGCCGAGGCGCTCAAACCGTGGTACGGCTACTTCTGCAAACGGCCTTGCTTCCACGACGAATACCTGCAAGCCTTCAACCGCGACAATGTCACCCTCGTCGACACCCACGGGCATGGCGTCGAGCAGATCACCGAAAAGGGTGTCGTTGTCGACGGCGTCGAATACCCGCTTGACTGTTTGATTTTCGCAACCGGGTTCGAGGTCGGCACCGACTATTCCCAGCGGACCGGCTTCGAGATAATCGGCCGCGACGGCCTGACGCTCACCGACAAGTGGTCCAGCGGCATCCGCACCTTCCATGGCCTGCACGTGCACGGCTTTCCGAACTGCTTCATCGAAAGCATCGCCCAGTCGGGCTTCACCGTGAACTTCCCGTACTTGATCGACACCCAATCCCGGCACGTGGCCTGGGTGATCGCCTGGGCGCTGCGGCACGGTGTCACCGAGGTGGAGGCCACTGCCGAGGCCGAAGCGGCCTGGGTCGACACCGTCGTGCAGCGCTCGGCCGTGATAGCCGGACGGCGTGAGGCGTGCACTCCCGGCTACTACAACCGCGAGGGCCAGGTGAGCGCCCGGCTGCAGCAGGACAGCTTTTTCTTCGGCAACCCAACCGAATACGCCGACATCCTGACGGCGTGGCGGGAGGCAGGCGAGGTCGCCGGCCTGGCCGTGCGGACTTCGGCACCCGCCGATCAGGAGGTCGCGTCTTGA
- a CDS encoding TetR/AcrR family transcriptional regulator yields MAHVPGYAKRHRTRAVILDAALAEASERGLHRASVTGIAARANTAVGNLHYHFGSRAELLRATMRKLMMDFFARLAASEEQRAPHSGDFFERHRAGLLAYVEYVRSNPGHIRLVDEIRFLEPELYRQGINAWVDLVSARLRDGIAAGSVRAMTDVEIAAQAHFLVGAHRFLEDLVGDPAHEEEIVDAYLRLVRRGLAAEPEGGHD; encoded by the coding sequence ATGGCACACGTCCCGGGATACGCGAAGCGCCACCGGACGCGTGCGGTGATTCTGGATGCCGCACTGGCCGAGGCCAGCGAGCGCGGACTGCATCGGGCATCGGTGACCGGGATCGCCGCACGAGCCAACACCGCAGTGGGAAACCTCCACTATCACTTCGGCTCTCGCGCGGAATTGTTACGCGCGACCATGCGCAAGCTGATGATGGATTTCTTTGCGCGGCTGGCTGCCTCCGAAGAGCAACGCGCGCCGCACAGCGGCGATTTCTTCGAGCGTCACCGCGCCGGGTTGCTGGCCTATGTCGAGTACGTGCGCAGCAACCCCGGCCACATCCGGTTGGTCGACGAGATCAGATTTCTCGAGCCCGAGCTGTATCGCCAGGGCATCAATGCCTGGGTGGACCTGGTTTCGGCGCGGTTGCGCGACGGCATCGCGGCCGGCTCGGTACGGGCGATGACCGACGTCGAGATCGCCGCGCAAGCACACTTCCTGGTCGGCGCCCATCGGTTCCTCGAGGACCTCGTCGGCGACCCGGCTCACGAGGAAGAAATCGTCGACGCCTACCTGCGATTGGTACGGCGCGGGCTGGCAGCAGAACCGGAAGGCGGTCATGACTGA
- a CDS encoding cytochrome P450: MTCPSLPAGFDFTDPDIYARRLPVDELAELRRVAPIWWNDQPIGKGGFNDGGFWVVTKHKDVKDISLRSDVFSTYVNTAIPRFPDDMKRENIDMQRSVLLNIDAPHHTRLRKIISRGFTPRAVGRLRSELDQRAHNIVKNAAAQGSGDFVEQVSCELPLQAIAGLLGVAQEDRAKLFRWSNEMTGSEDPEYADIDAEASSMQVLAYAMQMADVKSRNPGDDIVTTLIRADIDGEKLSDDEFGFFVLMLAVAGNETTRNSITQGMMAFTEYPDQWELFRRERPHSTADEIVRWATPVTAFQRTALTDTEVSGVPIRKGQRVVMFYRSANFDEEVFDDPYTFDILRDPNPHVGFGGTGAHYCIGANLARMTISLIFNAIADHMPDLKPISPPERLRSGWLNGIKHWQVDYGGAPGCPIGH, encoded by the coding sequence ATGACTTGCCCGAGCCTTCCTGCCGGCTTCGATTTCACCGACCCCGACATCTACGCCCGGCGGTTGCCCGTCGACGAGCTTGCCGAGCTGCGCCGAGTCGCCCCGATCTGGTGGAACGACCAACCGATTGGCAAGGGCGGCTTCAATGACGGCGGCTTCTGGGTCGTCACCAAACACAAAGACGTCAAAGACATTTCGCTGAGAAGCGACGTCTTCTCCACCTACGTCAACACCGCGATCCCAAGGTTCCCCGACGACATGAAGCGGGAGAACATCGACATGCAGCGCTCGGTGCTGCTCAACATCGATGCCCCGCACCACACCCGGCTGCGCAAGATCATCTCGCGGGGATTCACCCCGCGGGCCGTCGGGCGGCTGCGCAGCGAACTCGACCAGCGTGCACACAACATCGTCAAAAATGCTGCCGCACAAGGGTCCGGTGACTTCGTCGAACAGGTGTCCTGCGAGTTGCCGCTGCAGGCCATCGCCGGCCTGCTGGGGGTGGCGCAAGAAGATCGAGCCAAATTGTTTCGCTGGTCCAACGAAATGACGGGCAGCGAGGACCCCGAATACGCAGACATCGACGCCGAGGCGTCGTCGATGCAGGTGCTCGCCTATGCGATGCAGATGGCCGACGTGAAGTCGAGGAACCCCGGTGACGACATTGTCACCACGCTGATCCGGGCCGACATCGACGGCGAGAAACTGTCCGACGACGAGTTTGGGTTCTTCGTCCTCATGCTGGCGGTGGCGGGCAACGAGACCACCCGCAACTCCATCACCCAGGGCATGATGGCGTTTACCGAATACCCGGACCAGTGGGAGCTTTTCCGGCGTGAGCGTCCGCACAGCACGGCCGACGAGATCGTGCGTTGGGCCACCCCGGTGACGGCGTTTCAGCGAACGGCACTAACAGACACCGAAGTTTCCGGTGTGCCGATCCGCAAGGGCCAACGGGTGGTGATGTTCTACCGGTCGGCCAACTTCGACGAGGAAGTCTTCGACGACCCTTACACCTTCGACATCTTGCGTGATCCCAACCCGCACGTCGGATTCGGTGGCACCGGCGCACATTATTGCATCGGAGCCAACCTGGCCCGGATGACAATCAGCTTGATCTTCAACGCGATCGCCGACCATATGCCTGACCTGAAGCCGATTTCGCCGCCGGAGCGACTGCGATCCGGATGGCTGAACGGCATCAAGCACTGGCAGGTCGACTACGGCGGCGCGCCCGGTTGCCCGATCGGTCACTGA
- a CDS encoding alpha/beta hydrolase, with the protein MGLQIDQEVVAELALLSTGGTASEPPPVGDVATRRVNSKRTVDQLMAARPPIAGVQVQHHAVATDDGATLTLAWYHATTEQPPGSAVLYLHGGGMIFGMRELGGLYDWLARRYVADSGVPMLLVDYRTAPEAAHPVPLHDCFAALEWLHGHAGELGVDPARVAVMGDSAGGALAAAVCLMARDRGGPAIAQQLLVYPMLDDRTCLPDPELVPFVTWTYDDNTTGWQALLGESAGTDGVSSYAAPARVSDVRKLPPTYIDVGDLDIFRDEDIVYARRLAVAGVPTELHVHPGCPHAFESMAPNAAVSRRAIADRVRRLRTI; encoded by the coding sequence GTGGGCCTGCAGATCGACCAGGAGGTGGTCGCCGAGCTGGCGTTGCTGAGTACCGGCGGGACCGCTTCCGAGCCGCCCCCGGTGGGCGATGTGGCGACCCGGCGGGTCAACAGCAAACGCACCGTCGACCAGCTGATGGCTGCCCGCCCTCCGATAGCCGGCGTGCAGGTGCAGCACCACGCGGTAGCCACCGACGACGGTGCGACGCTGACGTTGGCCTGGTACCACGCGACGACGGAGCAGCCACCCGGTAGCGCGGTGCTCTATTTGCACGGCGGCGGAATGATTTTCGGCATGCGCGAACTTGGCGGCCTCTACGACTGGCTCGCACGACGCTACGTCGCCGACTCCGGTGTGCCCATGTTGCTCGTCGACTATCGCACCGCACCGGAGGCTGCGCACCCGGTCCCGCTGCACGACTGTTTTGCCGCCCTGGAATGGCTGCACGGCCACGCCGGCGAACTGGGCGTCGATCCGGCCCGGGTGGCCGTGATGGGCGACAGCGCCGGCGGCGCCCTTGCCGCCGCGGTGTGCCTGATGGCCCGCGATCGCGGTGGCCCCGCGATCGCCCAGCAACTGTTGGTCTATCCGATGCTCGACGATCGGACCTGCCTGCCCGACCCGGAACTGGTGCCATTCGTGACCTGGACCTACGACGACAACACGACCGGCTGGCAGGCCCTGCTGGGTGAGAGCGCCGGCACCGACGGCGTCAGTTCTTATGCCGCTCCGGCGCGGGTGAGCGATGTGAGGAAGCTGCCGCCCACCTACATCGACGTGGGTGACCTCGACATCTTCCGCGACGAGGACATCGTCTATGCGCGCCGCCTGGCGGTGGCCGGCGTACCAACCGAATTGCATGTGCATCCGGGTTGTCCGCACGCATTCGAAAGCATGGCGCCCAATGCCGCCGTTTCCCGCCGAGCGATCGCCGACCGCGTGCGGCGGCTGCGGACCATCTGA
- a CDS encoding electron transfer flavoprotein subunit beta/FixA family protein, with translation MTNIVVLIKQVPDTWSERKLTEGDWTLDREAADAVLDEINERAVEEALQIREREGGEGSVTVLTAGPERATEAIRKALSMGADKAVHLKDDGMHGSDVIQTGWALARALGTIEGTELVIAGNESTDGVGGAVPAIIAEYLGLPQLTHLRKLSVEGGKVTGERETDDGVFTLEASLPAVVSVNEKINEPRFPSFKGIMAAKKKEVTVLTLAEIGVEADEVGLANAGTAVLSSTPKPPKTAGEKVADEGEGGNQILQYLVGQKII, from the coding sequence ATGACAAACATCGTGGTCCTGATCAAGCAGGTCCCGGATACCTGGTCGGAGCGCAAGCTGACCGAGGGTGACTGGACGCTCGACCGGGAGGCCGCCGACGCGGTCCTGGACGAGATCAACGAGCGCGCTGTGGAAGAAGCGCTGCAGATCCGGGAGCGAGAAGGCGGGGAAGGGTCGGTGACCGTGCTGACCGCGGGCCCCGAGCGTGCCACCGAGGCGATTCGCAAGGCGTTGTCCATGGGCGCCGACAAGGCCGTCCACCTCAAGGACGACGGCATGCACGGCTCCGATGTCATCCAGACCGGATGGGCGCTGGCGCGAGCCCTGGGCACCATCGAAGGCACCGAGCTGGTGATTGCCGGTAACGAGTCCACCGACGGCGTGGGCGGCGCGGTGCCGGCCATCATCGCCGAGTATCTGGGCCTACCGCAGCTCACCCACCTGCGCAAACTATCGGTCGAGGGCGGCAAAGTCACCGGTGAGCGCGAAACCGACGACGGTGTGTTCACCCTCGAGGCCTCCCTGCCCGCGGTGGTCAGCGTCAACGAGAAGATCAACGAGCCCCGCTTCCCGTCCTTCAAAGGCATCATGGCCGCCAAGAAGAAAGAGGTCACCGTGCTGACCCTGGCCGAGATCGGCGTCGAGGCCGACGAGGTGGGGTTGGCCAATGCGGGGACCGCGGTGTTGTCCTCGACACCCAAGCCGCCGAAAACGGCCGGTGAGAAGGTCGCCGACGAGGGCGAGGGCGGCAACCAGATCCTGCAGTACCTGGTCGGCCAGAAAATCATCTGA
- a CDS encoding amidohydrolase family protein — protein MWAPIVPATEIVDDLRAGFPAEQLRYLEVFTKTRLTTEQFAAYAESLRRSDDAILAELDAAGIRLSLITGFDEHSTCGVTFVHNESVAALAARHPDRFIPFAGADVMSGTSGLDQLEHWITDRGFRGLSLRPFMIGRPASDPAYFPYYAKCVELGIPLSIHTSANWTRTRPSELGHPRHIDDVACRFPELTILMSHAGYPWVLDACLIAWKHPNVYLELGAHRPRYFAAPGAGWDALMRFGQSTIRDKVVYGSGAFLINRPYQLLCDEMRALPVDPTTLEQWLWRNAARLLGLSGAD, from the coding sequence ATGTGGGCGCCGATCGTGCCGGCTACCGAGATCGTCGACGACCTGCGGGCCGGATTTCCTGCCGAACAGCTTCGATATCTCGAAGTGTTCACCAAGACGCGGCTGACCACCGAGCAATTCGCGGCCTACGCCGAATCGCTGCGCCGAAGCGACGATGCCATCCTCGCCGAACTCGACGCCGCCGGTATCCGCCTGAGTCTCATCACCGGCTTCGACGAGCACTCCACCTGCGGCGTGACGTTCGTGCACAACGAATCGGTGGCCGCGCTCGCCGCCCGGCATCCGGATCGGTTCATCCCATTCGCCGGGGCCGACGTCATGAGCGGCACTTCGGGCCTCGACCAACTCGAGCATTGGATCACCGATCGCGGGTTCCGCGGACTCAGCCTGCGACCCTTCATGATCGGCCGTCCGGCGTCTGACCCCGCATACTTCCCGTACTACGCCAAGTGCGTCGAACTCGGAATTCCGCTGAGTATCCACACGTCGGCCAACTGGACCCGAACCCGGCCCAGCGAACTCGGCCATCCCCGTCACATCGACGACGTCGCGTGCCGCTTCCCGGAGCTGACCATCCTGATGAGCCACGCCGGCTACCCGTGGGTGCTCGACGCCTGCCTGATCGCCTGGAAACACCCCAACGTCTATCTCGAACTCGGCGCGCACCGCCCCAGGTACTTCGCGGCCCCCGGAGCCGGGTGGGATGCTCTCATGCGATTCGGCCAGAGCACGATTCGCGACAAAGTTGTTTACGGCTCCGGCGCATTCCTGATCAACCGTCCTTACCAGCTACTCTGCGATGAAATGCGGGCACTTCCCGTGGACCCGACCACCCTCGAACAGTGGCTCTGGCGCAACGCCGCCCGGTTACTCGGATTATCCGGCGCCGACTGA
- a CDS encoding lysophospholipid acyltransferase family protein has translation MSPSGGHAWLPRASCDVSCVGHPADSPPVLLALRVAVRLGLALLLAPGVPLLFVLGRPRLQRAYCRAVLRCFGVRIMVSGNPIRNLSGVLVVSNHMSWLDVFAIGAVLPGSFVARADMFSGRAIAMVARLLKIIPIERASLRRLPAVVGTVGGRLRAGQTVVAFPEGTTWCGLASGSFYPAMFQAAIDAGRPVQPLRLTYHHVDGTVSTTPAYVGQDTLARSVCRVLAVRRTVTRVHVGSLQLPGTDRRALARRCQLAVHQRSQRSQHPAPRQALAA, from the coding sequence ATGAGCCCTTCGGGAGGGCATGCGTGGCTGCCACGCGCGTCATGCGATGTCAGCTGTGTGGGCCACCCGGCCGATTCGCCGCCCGTGCTGCTGGCGCTGCGGGTGGCGGTACGCCTTGGCCTGGCGCTGCTGCTGGCACCCGGGGTGCCGCTGCTGTTCGTCCTTGGTCGCCCCCGCCTGCAACGTGCCTACTGCCGGGCGGTGCTGCGCTGTTTTGGCGTCCGAATCATGGTGTCGGGCAACCCGATTCGAAACCTATCCGGCGTTCTGGTGGTCAGCAACCACATGTCTTGGCTGGACGTCTTCGCCATCGGCGCGGTGCTGCCCGGATCGTTCGTCGCCCGTGCCGACATGTTCAGCGGCCGCGCGATCGCCATGGTGGCCCGCCTGCTGAAGATCATCCCGATCGAGCGGGCCAGCCTGCGCCGGCTGCCGGCAGTGGTGGGCACCGTCGGCGGCCGGCTGCGTGCCGGCCAGACCGTGGTGGCCTTCCCGGAGGGCACCACCTGGTGTGGGCTCGCCTCCGGCAGCTTCTACCCGGCGATGTTTCAGGCCGCCATCGACGCCGGCCGCCCGGTACAACCACTGCGGCTGACCTATCACCACGTCGACGGCACGGTATCGACCACGCCGGCCTACGTCGGCCAGGACACGTTGGCACGGTCGGTGTGCCGGGTGCTCGCCGTGCGCCGCACGGTCACCCGGGTGCATGTCGGTTCCCTGCAGTTGCCGGGCACCGATCGCCGGGCATTGGCCAGACGGTGCCAGCTCGCGGTACACCAGCGGTCGCAGCGGTCGCAGCACCCGGCTCCTCGGCAGGCGCTGGCGGCTTGA
- a CDS encoding cysteine desulfurase family protein, producing MVYLDHAATTPMHPAAIEAMTAALGSAGNASSLHTTGRAARRRIEESRELIAGRLGARPSEVIFTAGGTESDNLAVKGIYWARRDAQPGRRRIVTSRVEHHAVLDAVDWLVEHEGAQVSWLPTAADGSVSPAALREVLHSHDDVALVSVMWANNEVGTIMPTAELAAVAAEFGVPMHSDAIQAVGQLPVDFGASRLSAMSVTAHKFGGPPGIGALLLRRDVACVPLLHGGGQERDVRSGTPDVAGAVGMAAAARIAVDGLEANSARLRLLRNRLVEGVLAEIDGVRLNGARDPLRLPGNAHFTFGGCEGDALLMLLDANGIECSTGSACTAGVAQPSHVLIAMGADPASARGSLRLSLGHTSVDADVDAALRVLPAAVARARGAALAAAGASR from the coding sequence ATGGTCTACCTGGATCACGCCGCGACCACCCCGATGCACCCCGCCGCCATCGAGGCGATGACGGCCGCGCTCGGCTCCGCCGGCAACGCATCCTCGCTGCACACCACGGGGCGTGCGGCGCGCCGCCGAATCGAGGAATCCCGGGAGCTGATCGCCGGCAGGCTCGGCGCGCGCCCGTCGGAGGTGATCTTCACCGCGGGCGGTACCGAGAGCGACAACCTGGCCGTCAAGGGCATCTACTGGGCGCGCCGTGACGCGCAGCCCGGCCGTCGGCGCATCGTGACCTCGCGGGTGGAGCATCACGCGGTGCTCGACGCGGTGGACTGGCTGGTCGAGCACGAGGGCGCGCAGGTGAGCTGGCTGCCCACTGCCGCCGACGGCTCGGTGTCGCCCGCCGCGCTGCGTGAGGTGCTGCACAGCCATGACGACGTCGCGCTGGTGTCGGTGATGTGGGCCAACAACGAGGTCGGCACCATCATGCCGACCGCCGAACTGGCCGCCGTCGCTGCCGAGTTCGGCGTGCCCATGCACAGCGACGCCATCCAGGCGGTGGGGCAGTTGCCGGTCGACTTCGGCGCGAGCAGGTTGTCGGCGATGAGTGTGACAGCGCACAAGTTCGGCGGTCCGCCGGGCATTGGCGCGTTGCTGCTGCGCCGCGACGTCGCCTGTGTGCCGTTGCTGCACGGCGGTGGCCAGGAGCGCGATGTCCGTTCGGGCACTCCCGACGTCGCCGGGGCGGTAGGCATGGCAGCCGCGGCGCGGATCGCCGTGGACGGATTGGAAGCCAACAGCGCGCGGCTGCGGTTGCTGCGCAACCGCCTGGTCGAAGGTGTGCTCGCCGAAATCGACGGTGTGCGTCTCAACGGTGCTCGTGACCCGTTGCGCCTTCCGGGCAACGCGCACTTCACCTTTGGCGGCTGTGAGGGCGATGCGCTGCTGATGTTGTTGGACGCCAACGGGATCGAGTGCTCGACCGGGTCGGCCTGCACCGCCGGTGTTGCCCAGCCGTCGCACGTGCTGATCGCGATGGGCGCCGACCCTGCCAGCGCCCGCGGATCGCTGCGGCTTTCCTTGGGGCACACCAGTGTTGATGCGGATGTCGATGCGGCATTGCGGGTGCTGCCCGCAGCGGTGGCCCGCGCCCGCGGAGCCGCCCTGGCCGCCGCGGGAGCCTCCCGGTGA
- a CDS encoding electron transfer flavoprotein subunit alpha/FixB family protein, with protein MAEVLVLVEHAEGALKKVTSELITAARALGEPAAVVVGAPGTAAPLVDGLKAAGAAKIYVAESDVVDQYLITPYVDVLAALAESSAPAAVLVAATADGKEIAGRLAARIGSGLLVDVVEVREGAVGVHSIFGGAFTVEAQATGDTPVISVRAGAIEAEPTEGAGEQVSVEVPAPAENATKITSRQPAVAGDRPELTEATVVVSGGRGVGSAENFSVVEALADSLGGAVGASRAAVDSGYYPGQFQVGQTGKTVSPQLYIALGISGAIQHRAGMQTSKTIVAVNKDEEAPIFEIADYGVVGDLFKVAPQLTEAIKARKG; from the coding sequence ATGGCTGAAGTACTGGTGCTCGTTGAGCACGCTGAAGGTGCGCTGAAGAAAGTCACCTCCGAATTGATCACCGCCGCCCGGGCGCTGGGCGAGCCGGCGGCCGTCGTGGTCGGTGCTCCGGGCACCGCCGCGCCGCTGGTCGACGGTCTGAAGGCGGCCGGTGCCGCCAAGATCTACGTCGCCGAGTCGGATGTCGTTGACCAGTACCTGATCACCCCGTATGTCGACGTGCTGGCGGCGCTGGCCGAGTCCTCGGCCCCGGCCGCCGTGCTGGTGGCCGCCACCGCCGACGGCAAGGAGATCGCCGGCCGGCTCGCCGCGCGGATCGGATCGGGGCTGCTGGTCGACGTGGTGGAGGTCCGAGAGGGTGCGGTGGGCGTCCATAGCATCTTCGGTGGCGCGTTCACCGTCGAGGCCCAGGCCACCGGCGACACCCCGGTGATCTCGGTGCGCGCCGGGGCCATCGAGGCGGAGCCCACCGAGGGCGCCGGTGAGCAGGTCAGCGTGGAAGTGCCGGCTCCGGCCGAGAACGCCACCAAGATCACTTCCCGCCAGCCTGCGGTGGCCGGGGACCGGCCGGAGCTGACCGAGGCCACCGTCGTGGTCTCGGGTGGCCGCGGTGTCGGCAGTGCGGAGAACTTCAGCGTCGTCGAGGCGCTGGCCGACTCGCTGGGTGGTGCCGTCGGCGCATCCCGTGCCGCCGTGGACTCCGGTTACTACCCGGGCCAGTTCCAGGTCGGTCAAACCGGCAAGACGGTGTCGCCGCAGCTCTACATCGCGCTGGGCATCTCCGGCGCCATCCAGCACCGTGCCGGCATGCAGACGTCCAAGACCATCGTCGCGGTCAACAAGGACGAGGAGGCGCCGATCTTCGAGATCGCCGACTACGGCGTGGTGGGCGACTTGTTCAAGGTTGCTCCGCAGCTGACCGAGGCGATCAAGGCCCGTAAGGGCTAG
- a CDS encoding GNAT family N-acetyltransferase → MSIASVLIPSDKSNDPAAGSSSGPRYSLLLTTDDALIEAAQRLRYDVFSRTPGFTLPAASDGRDVDRFDEYCDHLLVRDDDTAELVGCYRMLPPAGAIAAGGLYTATEFDVRAFDPLRPSLVEMGRAAVRDGHRNGAVVLLMWAGILAYLDRCDYDYVTGCVSVPVDSGDDVPGCQLRGVRDFVLARHAAPYRVHPYRAVRIGGKALDDIAPPRRATLPPLMRGYLRLGAQVCGEPAHDPAFGVGDFCVLLSKRQADARYLSRLRSVSAASALVGGVA, encoded by the coding sequence ATGAGCATCGCTTCTGTCCTCATACCCAGCGACAAGTCGAACGATCCGGCGGCCGGATCATCCTCGGGACCACGCTATTCCCTGTTGCTGACCACCGACGACGCTTTGATCGAGGCCGCGCAGCGACTCCGCTACGACGTCTTCAGCCGTACGCCCGGCTTCACGTTGCCCGCGGCCAGTGATGGTCGCGATGTCGACCGATTCGACGAGTACTGCGACCACCTGCTGGTCCGCGACGACGACACCGCTGAGCTGGTGGGGTGCTACCGGATGCTGCCGCCGGCGGGTGCCATCGCCGCGGGAGGTCTGTATACCGCCACCGAATTCGACGTCCGCGCGTTCGACCCGCTGCGGCCGTCGTTGGTCGAGATGGGCCGCGCGGCGGTGCGCGACGGTCATCGCAACGGCGCGGTGGTCCTGCTGATGTGGGCGGGCATTCTCGCCTACCTGGACCGATGTGACTACGACTATGTGACCGGCTGTGTGTCGGTCCCGGTCGATTCAGGCGACGACGTCCCAGGATGCCAGCTGCGCGGCGTGCGTGACTTCGTGTTGGCGCGTCACGCTGCGCCGTACCGGGTGCACCCCTACCGGGCGGTCCGCATCGGCGGTAAGGCCCTCGATGACATTGCGCCGCCGCGGCGTGCGACGCTCCCGCCGCTGATGCGTGGTTACCTACGGCTGGGTGCACAGGTCTGCGGCGAACCCGCCCACGACCCCGCCTTCGGTGTCGGTGATTTCTGCGTGCTGCTGAGCAAGCGTCAGGCCGATGCCCGCTACCTGAGTCGACTGCGGTCGGTGTCGGCGGCCTCGGCATTGGTGGGCGGGGTGGCCTGA